From the genome of Geminicoccaceae bacterium:
CTCTACGAGGAGATGGCGCGGTCGCGTTTCGGTCCCGTGGCCTTCAATTGCGCCGCGCCCGACGACGGGAACATGGTCTGTCTTGAACGTTGTGCCAGCGATGCACAGAAGGACCGGTGGTTGCAGCCCGTCATCGACGGAACGGTACGTTCGGCCATCGTCATGACCGAACCGGCTCCGGGCTCGGGCTCGGATCCGGCTGGCATGATGCAGACACGGGCGGAACGCCGCGGCGACCGCTATGTCATCGAGGGGCGCAAATGGTTCATTACCGGGGCGGAGGTCGCTGCTCACTTCATCCTGCTTGCCCGAACCTCCGATGACCCGCGTCGCGGACTGACGGCCATGCTGTTCCACCGCGATCAGCCGGGGTGGGACATCGTTCGCCGCATCCCGATCATGGGTCCGGAAGAGCATGGCGGGCACTGTGAACTGCGCTTCGACGGGCTGGAGATCCCGGTCGAAAATGTCCTGATGGGCGAAGGTCTCGGCATGAAGGTGACACAGATCCGTCTGGGTATTGCCCGGTTGACGCATTGCATGCGCTGGCTGGGCATGGCCCGGCGCGCGCTTGAAATCTGCATGCCCTATGTCCGCGAACGCAGGGCGTTCGGGCAAAGACTGTCCGACAAGGAGTCGGTGCAGCAGATGCTGGGCGAGGCTGCGATGCAGATCGAGATCGGTCGGCTGCTCACCTTGCGCGCCGCAATCAAGCTGGATGCCGGAGACCGGGCACGCAAGGAGGTGTCCATGGCGAAGGTGCAGGTCGCCGATGCGCTGCACAAGGCGGTGGATACGGCCATTCAGCTCATGGGGGCTCAGGGATATTCCAGGGATACCCCCCTTGAGTGGATGTACCGCTATGCGCGGCAGGCACGTCTGGTGGATGGGGCTTCCGAGGTTCACAAGATGGTAATTGCCGGCCAACTCATCGCCGACAGGGATCGTTCATTCTTCTCCTGGCCCTGATCGCCCGGATGCGGGCGTGACCGCCTTGCCGCAGGCGATCATGTCCGGGCGGGGCGACAGGACATGTCCGTTGTCGATCCAGTCGACGATGTCCTTCCAGACGGTTCGACGCTGGAGGTCACGCAGGAGAAGATGCCAGCCGTCAGGATAGCTCAGACCGATACAGTTCTTGGGATGGAGGCTTGCCACAAAGGACAGGTAGGCTTCCGGCGGGATGATCTCGTCCCTTGCTCCACCGAGAACGAGCCGTGGGAGCTGCAGGGCAGGGCCGTCATTGCGCGCGTCGCGCATCAGGCCGACCACGCCCTCTATGGCGTCGATCCGCGTATCCTTGATATAGAGCGAATCGTCCCGGAGTGCCCGCAGCATGTCGATATTGTCTGATGCGAGTTTTCCCAGCCCCTGACCGCTAAGCTTCCAGCCGGGCGCGATACGGGCGGCAAACCAGAGCACGGCCCGGTAGAAGGGGTTCATCGCATCCCCGCCCCAGACGGCAGGAGCCGACAGGATGACGCCCTCGACGGGAAGATCGGGATGTTCCGCGAGTGTCACGATACTCACGGCACCGCCCATGCTCTCCCCGAGAAGGTAGAGCGGCAGGTCGGGACGCTCCGCGTGGGCCGTTTCCAGTCTGTCGACCAGATCCTCGACGAGTCGTTCCCGGCCGGGCCACAGCCCGAGATTGGCACTCTCGCCAAAGCCCTGCTGATCATAGGCCATCACCCGGATGCCGCGATCGGCGGCATAGGCGGCAAAGCCCGCGAATGCCGTCCTGTGGTCGTTGAAGCCGTGAACGGCCATGATCTGCGCCTTCGCCGGCCCCGGGGGGGCGGCGATGAGCATGGGTGTCGGCAGCGCGGACGGGGCAAGGGTCGATGTGCAGGAGGCAAACAGCAACAGACCGGCAAGGACGCCGGAGATGTGGCCTGCTCCGCTCAAGCGACTGGCTTCGGGCCACCAAGGCCGAGCAGACGCCACACATCGGCCGGTGTCTTGCCGATATCCCTCATGTGGCGCAGGGTGACGGCCCGGTTGCGTTTCGCGAGCCTTGTTCCACCACTGTCGGCAACCAGATTGTGGTGATAATAGCGAGGCGTATCCAGTCCGAGCAGGGCCTGTAACAGGCGGTGGACATGTGTCGCATGAAAGAGGTCTTCACCGCGGGTGATCAGCGTAACGCCCTGGACATGATCATCCAGCGTCACCGACAGGTGATAGCTCGTCGGCGAATCCTTGCGTCCCACCACAACATCACCGAGCAGGTCGGGCCGGGCCGTCACCCATCCGGCACGGCAGTCGTACCAGAACAGCGGTCCGGCTAGGTCCATCGCTCGGGTGGTGTCGAGACGCCATGCATAGGGCTCGCCGTGCGCCATCCGGTACCTGCGATCGCTTGCCGTCAGATGGCGGCAGATCCCCGGATAGAGGAGTTCCCCACTTGGCCCATGCGGCGCCCTGCTGGCCTCCTCGACTTCGGCACGGATCTGCCTGCGCGTGCAGAAACAGGGATAGATCAGTTCGGCCCCGGCAAGTGCGTCGATCGCCTCCTGGTAAAGGCCGACATGATCGGACTGCCTCCGGACATCGCCTTCCCACTCCAGACCGAGCCAGCTCAGATCGTCCAGTGTGGCCTGCTCGAACTCGTTGCGACAGCGCTGCGCGTCGATGTTCTCGAGCCGGACGACAAAGCGCCCTCCCGATTGTCTGGCCGCCTCATAGGCGAACAGTGCGGAATAGGCGTGGCCAATATGGAGGTAACCTGTCGGGCTTGGTGCGAACCGTGTGTGGTTCGGGCCTTCGCCATCCTGCGGCAATGGCAGCACGTCGCTACCTCGCAGCGGGTATAGGGTATGGTCGCTTGTTGCTGTCACATTCCGATGCCTGTCTCGGGCGCCATGGATCTTGTCGTTATTTCTTATCCGACCAGCCGGTGAGGAAAACAGGCTGTTGCCGCAACACTACGATACCTCAACCTTTTGTTGCGAAAATGGCACGTCGGGAACCGGTGGGTCGCCATCCCCGCAGGTCGAACGTCGCGGGCTGGCGGCATTGGCCGGATGGTACCTTGCCCGATTGACAAGGTATCGCCCCTTGACCACAACCCGACAGAAGATCCAGCACATCGAATACGGGAACCATGAGCAGCCTTCTGGAATTCGAGAAGCCGATTGCCGAGCTTGAAGGCAAGGTCAAGGAGCTGCGACATCTGGCCGACGGCAGTGATCTCGATCTGGGTGACGAGATCGCCCGCCTCGAGGGCCGGGCGGCCAAGCTGCTGTCGCAGACCTACGGGAAACTCACCGCCTGGCAGAAGACCCAGGTGGCGCGACATGCCGACCGGCCGCACATGTGCGACTATGTCGACACTTTGATGAAGGACTTTTCGCCGCTGGCTGGCGACAGGTGCTTTGGCGACGATCACGCGATCACCGGTGGGCTCGGGCGGTTGCGCGGTATCTCGGTCATGCTGATCGGGCACGAAAAGGGGGCGGACACCGAGGAACGTGTCAAGCACAATTTCGGCATGGCCCGCCCGGAAGGCTACCGCAAGGCCATCCGGCTCATGCGCCTTGCCGAGCGCTTCGGACTGCCGGTGGTGACGCTTGTCGACACGCCCGGTGCCCATCCGGGCATTCGTGCAGAGGAACGCGGTCAGGCGGAAGCCATTGCCCGCAGCATCGAGACCTGCCTTACCCTCAAGGTGCCAATCATCAGCGTGATCGTCGGCGAGGGAGGATCGGGCGGTGCCATTGCCCTTGCCAGTGCGGATCG
Proteins encoded in this window:
- a CDS encoding acyl-CoA dehydrogenase family protein, producing the protein MSLGIPPSLEDLRRRVVAFVESEILPLENDPASFGEGENISENALSILRERVRAEGLWCPQMPVERGGLGQGIVGMSVLYEEMARSRFGPVAFNCAAPDDGNMVCLERCASDAQKDRWLQPVIDGTVRSAIVMTEPAPGSGSDPAGMMQTRAERRGDRYVIEGRKWFITGAEVAAHFILLARTSDDPRRGLTAMLFHRDQPGWDIVRRIPIMGPEEHGGHCELRFDGLEIPVENVLMGEGLGMKVTQIRLGIARLTHCMRWLGMARRALEICMPYVRERRAFGQRLSDKESVQQMLGEAAMQIEIGRLLTLRAAIKLDAGDRARKEVSMAKVQVADALHKAVDTAIQLMGAQGYSRDTPLEWMYRYARQARLVDGASEVHKMVIAGQLIADRDRSFFSWP
- a CDS encoding lysophospholipase — its product is MSGAGHISGVLAGLLLFASCTSTLAPSALPTPMLIAAPPGPAKAQIMAVHGFNDHRTAFAGFAAYAADRGIRVMAYDQQGFGESANLGLWPGRERLVEDLVDRLETAHAERPDLPLYLLGESMGGAVSIVTLAEHPDLPVEGVILSAPAVWGGDAMNPFYRAVLWFAARIAPGWKLSGQGLGKLASDNIDMLRALRDDSLYIKDTRIDAIEGVVGLMRDARNDGPALQLPRLVLGGARDEIIPPEAYLSFVASLHPKNCIGLSYPDGWHLLLRDLQRRTVWKDIVDWIDNGHVLSPRPDMIACGKAVTPASGRSGPGEE
- the gluQRS gene encoding tRNA glutamyl-Q(34) synthetase GluQRS — its product is MPQDGEGPNHTRFAPSPTGYLHIGHAYSALFAYEAARQSGGRFVVRLENIDAQRCRNEFEQATLDDLSWLGLEWEGDVRRQSDHVGLYQEAIDALAGAELIYPCFCTRRQIRAEVEEASRAPHGPSGELLYPGICRHLTASDRRYRMAHGEPYAWRLDTTRAMDLAGPLFWYDCRAGWVTARPDLLGDVVVGRKDSPTSYHLSVTLDDHVQGVTLITRGEDLFHATHVHRLLQALLGLDTPRYYHHNLVADSGGTRLAKRNRAVTLRHMRDIGKTPADVWRLLGLGGPKPVA
- a CDS encoding acetyl-CoA carboxylase carboxyltransferase subunit alpha — translated: MSSLLEFEKPIAELEGKVKELRHLADGSDLDLGDEIARLEGRAAKLLSQTYGKLTAWQKTQVARHADRPHMCDYVDTLMKDFSPLAGDRCFGDDHAITGGLGRLRGISVMLIGHEKGADTEERVKHNFGMARPEGYRKAIRLMRLAERFGLPVVTLVDTPGAHPGIRAEERGQAEAIARSIETCLTLKVPIISVIVGEGGSGGAIALASADRVLMLEHSIYSVISPEGCAAILWRKAEQAEAAAEALKLTAQDLKELGLIDEIIEEPLGGAHRGRTTTIETVGDTIARHLRELLPLSSAELRRNRQNKFLEMGREPVA